A part of Gambusia affinis linkage group LG19, SWU_Gaff_1.0, whole genome shotgun sequence genomic DNA contains:
- the cpt1a2b gene encoding carnitine O-palmitoyltransferase 1, liver isoform: MAEAHQAVAFQFTITPEGIDLQLSYQALNQIYLSGVRSWKKRVSRMKNSVIKGVYPASPSSWLFVAIGILATMYMQSDPSMGLIAKIQQHLPLSLHVSLSSQGQTMVSALVFSTLLWLSLILALRFCLKLLLSYHHWMFEQHGRVSNTTKVWVTLMGLFSRKKPLLYSYQTSLPHLPVPAIQDTLSRYLESVRPLLTDSEFQQMTKLANEFESTLGHRLQRYLKLKALWATNYVSDWWEEYVYLRSRGPIMVNSNYYGMDFLYVTPTTVQAARAGNTITALMLYRRKVNREELTPSRVPGTVIPLCAAQCERMFNTTRTPGAETDVLQHWQDSEFVAVYHRGRYFRLWVYRAGRLLTPREIEYQIQRILDDSSSPFPGEEKLGALTAGDRIPWAQMRQQFFRSGLNKKSLDAIEKAAFFITLDDEEQGMKGDDPAGNLDRYAKSLLHGKCYDRWFDKSFSIVIYKNGKSGLNAEHSWADAPTVAHLWEYTLATDAFQLGYTEEGHCKGEVDLSLPPPQRLVWEISPEVQAQVCSSLAVAQALADDVDCHVFPFRDFGKGRIKKCRISPDAFIQISLQLAYYRDRGGFCLTYEASMTRLFREGRTETVRSCSKDSCAFVRALESGQTEEECRRLFRLASEKHQNLYRMAMTGAGIDRHLFCLYVVSKYLGVDSPFLHKVLSEPWRLSTSQTPVQQMELFDLKNNPDYISLGGGFGPVADDGYGVSYIIVGEDLINFHVSSKHSCSQTDSHRFGVQIQKALQDIMALLSADAKSSSSKGSTQQ, translated from the exons AACAGCGTGATAAAGGGAGTGTATCCTGCTAGCCCGTCGTCGTGGCTCTTTGTTGCCATAGGGATCCTGGCAACCATGTATATGCAGTCTGATCCCAGCATGGGGCTCATCGCAAAGATACAACAGCATCTTCCTCTGAG TCTGCATGTTTCTCTGAGCAGTCAGGGTCAAACCATGGTGTCAGCTCTGGTCTTCAGCACCCTGCTATGGCTCTCCCTCATCCTCGCCCTGCGCTTCTGCCTCAAGCTGCTGCTCTCCTACCACCACTGGATGTTCGAGCAGCATGGGAGAGTCTCCAACACCACCAAAGTCTGGGTG actCTGATGGGGTTATTTTCAAGAAAGAAGCCTTTGCTGTACAGCTATCAAACCTCCCTTCCTCACCTCCCCGTTCCTGCCATACAAGACACTCTGAGCAGG TATCTAGAGTCAGTGCGCCCTCTGCTGACGGATTCAGAGTTCCAGCAAATGACTAAGTTGGCCAATGAGTTTGAGTCGACCCTTGGACACCGGCTGCAGCGCTACCTAAAACTCAAAGCTCTGTGGGCCACCAACTAT GTGAGCGACTGGTGGGAGGAATATGTCTACTTGAGGAGCCGAGGGCCAATAATGGTCAACAGTAATTACTATGGCATG GACTTTCTGTATGTGACGCCAACAACAGTTCAGGCGGCGCGAGCCGGAAACACCATCACTGCTCTCATGCTCTACCGACGCAAAGTAAACAGAGAGGAGCTCACACCG AGTCGTGTTCCTGGCACCGTGATCCCTCTGTGTGCAGCTCAGTGTGAGCGGATGTTTAACACCACACGAACACCAGGAGCTGAGACTG ATGTGCTCCAACATTGGCAGGACAGTGAGTTTGTGGCGGTGTACCACAGGGGGCGTTATTTCCGGCTGTGGGTGTACCGGGCGGGCCGGCTGCTGACTCCCAGAGAGATCGAATATCAGATACAGAGAATCCTGGACGACTCTTCATCACCGTTTCCTGGAGAGGAGAAACTGGGAGCTCTGACTGCTGGAGACAG GATCCCCTGGGCTCAAATGCGGCAGCAGTTCTTCAGATCGGGCCTCAATAAGAAGTCTCTGGACGCCATCGAGAAGGCGGCGTTCTTCATCACGCTGGACGACGAAGAGCAGGGCATGAAGGGAGACGACCCGGCGGGGAATCTGGATCGCTACGCCAAGTCTTTGCTCCATGGCAAATGTTACGACAG GTGGTTCGATAAATCCTTCTCCATTGTGATCTACAAAAACGGGAAGAGCGGCCTGAACGCAGAGCACTCCTGGGCTGATGCACCAACAGTGGCCCATCTGTGGGAG TACACACTGGCTACAGACGCCTTCCAGCTGGGCTACACTGAAGAAGGACACTGTAAAGGAGAGGTGGATCTGTCGCTGCCGCCGCCTCAGAGGCTGGTGTGGGAAATCTCTCCAGAG GTCCAGGCTCAGGTCTGCAGCTCCCTGGCAGTGGCCCAGGCTTTGGCTGACGATGTGGACTGCCACGTCTTCCCCTTCAGGGATTTTGGAAAGGGTCGCATCAAGAAGTGCCGGATCAGCCCCGATGCGTTCATCCAGATCAGCCTGCAGCTGGCCTACTACAGG GACCGTGGTGGTTTCTGCCTGACATATGAGGCATCCATGACCCGCCTGTTCAGAGAGGGCCGCACGGAAACGGTCAGGTCCTGCTCCAAAGACAGCTGTGCCTTTGTCCGAGCTCTGGAGAGTGGACAA ACGGAGGAGGAGTGCAGACGTCTTTTCAGACTGGCTTCAGAGAAACACCAGAACCTTTATCGGATGGCCATGACCGGAGCTGGGATAGACAGACACCTCTTCTGCCTCTATGTTGTCTCCAAATACTTAGGCGTAGATTCGCCTTTTTTGCACAAG GTTCTGTCAGAACCTTGGCGCCTCTCCACCAGTCAGACCCCGGTCCAGCAGATGGAGCTGTTTGATCTGAAGAACAACCCAGATTACATTTCACTTGGAGGAGGATTTGGACCT GTTGCAGATGATGGTTACGGTGTTTCATACATCATTGTCGGAGAGGACCTCATAAACTTCCACGTGTCGTCAAAGCACTCCTGCAGTCAGACT GACTCCCACAGGTTTGGAGTTCAGATCCAAAAAGCCCTTCAGGACATAATGGCTCTGCTATCAGCTGATGCTAAAAGCTCCTCCTCCAAAGGCTCCACCCAACAGTAG